The nucleotide sequence CATGATCGCGGCGGCGCCCCGGTAGAAGCGGAACGGGGACTCCGTCATCCGGCCGTAGCGGATCGGGACCAGTTCGGGCACGCGCGAGGCGGACTGCGCCTCCAGGACCGTCAGCGGGTCCGGCCGGTCGGGAGCGGGCCGGTACACGGAGTGGCTCGACCGGGGCGAGCGGCGCCGGGCCGCTTTGCCGAGAGCCGCACGGTCCGCGGGCGTGGTGCCTGGTGACACGCGCATGGCCGTGGCCGCGCTCCGGGACATCGGGGACCTTCCTGCCGGGTCCGCGAGCACGGGCATGCGGGACAGGACGGACAGTTCCTCGCCCTGCTGTCCGGTGCCGGCCGCGCGGACCGTCGATGCCGGGTGGGAGCCCCGCTCTCAGCCCCGGGCCGCTATTTCGGCATCGGCGACGGCGATGGCGATGCCGAGTGCCGTGGCGATGTTGGCCGCTGCCGTCATGACGCGGGCGGTGCCCACGATGGGTGCGATGGCGACCAGGACGTCCTGCAGTTGTTCGGCGGTCACGCCGCTGTCGAGGGCGGGGTCGATATGGGCCGCGTAGGAGATCGGCGGGGCGTCGGAGGCGGCGAGTGCCGCGATGCGCGTGAGTATGAGTGCGTTCGAGGGCAGCCCGCAGCGCTCGATCGAGTCGACGGTCATGGCGGCGAGGGTGTCCAGGACGGGGGTGTCGGATGCAGTGGACATGTCGCATGTCCTCCTGGTGAGTTCTGGCCCGAGGGGGAGTGAGGCGCGAAGCGGAGAGAGTTCCGCGGATGTGGGGCCTCACCTCAACCGTAGAACCCATCCGGGCCCTGTGCACGACACCCCGACATGCGCGGTGAAGCCGGGACGACGAGATTGGAAGTAGCCCGACCGGCCGAAGGCGACCGGTATCGGTAGCGGCCTGCTGGTCTTCGCCCGGGACGGGAGACAACCATGAAGGACCTCAAGTTCGAGCAGAAGCGCTCACTGTCACGCCTTGAGGCGGCTGACCAGCTCACGGCACTCGCGGCCGCGCTGCGGGAAGGCGGGGAGGCCGAGCTGGATTTCGGCTCCGGGACGCTGAGCCTGCGCATCCCCGACGACCTCCACAGCGAGATGGAGATCGAGATCGGCAACGGCGAGATCGAGCTGGAGATCGAGTTCAAGTGGCCGACCGCACGGAAGCGGGCGACGCCGGCGCCGGCCCCGGCGGCCCCAGGCACGGAGGCCGCCGCCACGCGGAAGAGGGTGCCCGCGAAGTCCGTGCGCGGCGCCACG is from Streptomyces seoulensis and encodes:
- a CDS encoding carboxymuconolactone decarboxylase family protein, whose translation is MSTASDTPVLDTLAAMTVDSIERCGLPSNALILTRIAALAASDAPPISYAAHIDPALDSGVTAEQLQDVLVAIAPIVGTARVMTAAANIATALGIAIAVADAEIAARG
- a CDS encoding amphi-Trp domain-containing protein, with product MKDLKFEQKRSLSRLEAADQLTALAAALREGGEAELDFGSGTLSLRIPDDLHSEMEIEIGNGEIELEIEFKWPTARKRATPAPAPAAPGTEAAATRKRVPAKSVRGATGKAVKRAAAKK